The Crassostrea angulata isolate pt1a10 chromosome 1, ASM2561291v2, whole genome shotgun sequence nucleotide sequence CCATCGTTTGCTTGAATTCAATTTCGAGAATTGGATGCATTTTTAACAGCTCTTTCAGCTGAGCAAAAATGATGTTACAGATTCCAATCAGCATTGCagcaatattgataaaaatcttgtaaactaTTAGTACATACCGTGAAAAAACCGACCGTTAGACGGTTGCCATTTTGGCACGTTAGCTACATAGCAACATATGTTTCCGGTGACATTTACGACACGATTGAAATGTATATTACACTATAATTGAAAGATTTACGATCTTTGCGAATCCTTGTACCCAATGACAGAACCTCTAATTAGTTAGCTGTGGATGCGTCTGTCAACGAGCTAGACTTTTGCTCACTGTTTCGGCTAATTTTCAAGTTCCTTGAAAGTTATCTTAATCGACGCTACTCTCTAATTTGCTCATTTTCGCCTGTGCGTTACCGATTTCATTTTTCTCTTTGGAGTTAATTGCATTCAAAGACAGCTTATTTTTCAACAACACATGTTAAGATCCAATTTGGCAGACGACTTTTGGCATCTATTTTAGCTATGTTATGGTAATTGCATatgtttaatacatatttttgcaAACACTCATGGAACAAATGAAAAGCAACTGATCTGTTAGATTAGGAAATGggagaaaaagaaatcaattgtgAGACGAACATATATTGGTTTTATAGCCGAAGCAGACTGGATAAATTGATACATGCCAGCACTTCAGAAACAGTATGTCCATAGAGGAGAAATAATTTATAGCAAGATGCCCAAATacatgaaaatcattttaacaagcTATTATATGTAGATTTGTTTACTTTGAACGTTATTATGTTTGCtcgttttgtgatttttttccctGTACAGTGGtgttgtttatcaatttttaatggATTTTATTTCTCAAATACAACAGAGTTCATGAGATTATGAAAATGGCATATTGTATTTGATTTGTCATTccaatttttgtttataaattatataattgtGAATTGTAGGTTTCAAGACtttatatctattttattttgattttgatttttgattgaaagttgttaaaattaagtttttaactacgtttaagaaaaatattcaagggtTAAAGACCTACAATGCAAAAACTGTTTTAAGTTCCTTTAATACTTTACACATTTCCAAATTATAATGAACGGTTTCTGTTGCATTTGTAAAAATGATCATTTAGAATAAAATTTGTCGATCTACTCTTCAATTCACACCGACacatatattcaatttgataaaaGAAGTGACGCATATTgggtaaatctttaataatcaccaaaaataaaataacatgaaaagCTACGTCACTTCCGGCCAGGGAGTCCGGGTTTTAGGCAATGGCAAGCGTCACCGCCCTGCTGCATGGCACACAGTATATCACACAGTTCCTGGGTGGTTTTGGGAGCCGGGGTTATCGTAGATGTGGTGGTGGGCTCCTGGGTGGTGAAATGGTGGTTTAAGTGGTGGGGGTGTTCCGTATGGTCAGTGTGGGGGTGAGTCGTGTGTTCACTGTGGGTGCGTGACATCATCAACGCTGGAAATTGacgaagaaaacaaaaaaaaagttaagaaaTGCCATAGAAGGAAATAAAACTTAATCTAGCCAGATCTAATTTGAGATAGATATATAGGTGGTAGTGAGATAATTGATTTACAATAGTCTCCCAAAGATTTAAAAGAGTTTTGTTACGATGTAATTTCTTTGGTTGATCATCATCAGATTAATATGTTTAAACATAGATGCATAGTACGCATCACGTGATCACAGAAAAGAGATATTTTTCTGAAACTGATGTTGGAAGCCTGAAGCATTAAATCACTTCTGTTGCCCAGGTGTTCATGAAGGTGACAGTTGTGtttttcatgttatttattGTCTTTGTACTTTCTGTGACATACGTTCGGTGTTAGTCCTATAAATCAATTATTGTTTGGACTTCAAAGGAATTCAATTCAAGGATAATAAATCTCAGATTGCTAAAAATGTAATCGTcgctcttttaaaaacaatccgTGTCAATTTTCAATACGGCATAAGTGAGCTTTTAATCTGGTGATtttgtaaatgatatttaatatgaaaaggacacaattttaattattcaaggAACACGTACATACAGGCAATCTAGATTATTGTtcatagaaaaatgtttatcGTACAAACCTTTAAGAGCGCGGCAATCACAGCTTGAAGCTTGTGTTTTCGAACTAAAGGCAAAGTCACATTGCAGGATGCACAATGTAGAAATGGGATCCGCCTCAGACACTTGCAATGTGATCCCACAAAGGACAAGGGCCCCGAGTGTTAGCGTGGTAAGCATAGTGGAAGGAGAGCTGGAAATATAACGAACTGAGGTGAAAATCGTGAGAAAGAGAGGAGGTCAGGGATAAATCATATATCATTATTTCTTGTTATCTTCACATTGTTAAGTGATAAAGGCAACCATGATTAATTATAACGATATTAGAAGATTATAGATTAGTATAGATATGATATCGTTTCCCATagctttttgaaatataaataagtaaatgagaatgaaattatattcgaataaaaagaaagtaaagtcagagaattttagataaaaatgtaATCGGTATATTTACAAggttaattttgataaatttattcACAGAATTCAGTTTGAAATTATGCTATCAAAAAGTTCTAAAATTAACCTGTAAATTATTAGGAACTTTTTCACTTAAAAAATACtaattaaaatgaaacattCCCAAGATGGTAGTAAAGGCATCAAATacttcttaaattttaaaatttcaatcattttctaatatatatggtaaatgttttcattaaagtTGCTCCTAGTTTTTGTTTTATCGAAATgggaattatatttaaaaagcctTACCTTTTTTATGATTGCACGCGTtaaaaccccaaaagtaaaattatttttccaaatgCAAACCGAGATTGCTGTTCTATAGCTCACTGTTTATGTTTCCCTTGTACGTATTCATGCAGTCTAGCTTAATATTGAATACTTTTTTAGGCAATAAGGTGCTGTTTCACATGTAATATAGTCCTTTATCTGGAGTGCACATCAGAGGGTCATCGATTAAAAGATTAGCAGTGGAGGAGATATCTTGAGCTAAACAAACACTTACTTTTGATTTAGACCATTTTGCGTTCAGTGTCAACAACTCTATGACGTAGCTTCTTTGAAGACTTGATTGTCGTGATTCCAGTAGAGATAGAACTTGGTCTATAAAGAGATATTGAGGTTGACAAGGTCAGAGGTCACTTAGCTTATCATGAAAAGATTGTTATAATGTAAAAGCTTGGAGATTTGTTtagtaaatatttgaattaaatgaATCATTCAACTTTATTAGGTGTTGTTGACACTTTATACGTATTTTACACGCCCATGGTATTAGTTTGTTTATCATAGACGTGTTTCGTCTTTTTCTTTCAAactttggtattttttaaatgaaacgtGTAGTAAACATTTTTATGCATAATCTACAATGAATATGTGCACatttatcttattaatatttgaaaaacaatttttattttcaaacacaaATGTTTCAGGAGGGACCACCTGTCATTATTTAGAATTCTAGAAAAAAAGATTCATTTTCATAATGTTAGAAACTTTTAAAGAATCAAAACTATAAACATTGATAtgactgaaaaaaattattcattttgaaagtggtgttctttcttttttatgtgATAATTTTCATTCTGTTAATTTATGTATCCTCAAGCTGCACCAATGTATAATGGATAAAATATGTCgtttattaatattcaaatcGTCAATtcaatctaaaaaataaatatgaataacatATGTTAATGTAAGGGTTCAGACCTAACACCTGACGaataaattgacataaaaattcaaaatgttccCAAAACAATCATTTTGTATTTCTAGATAAACCAAATctttcttgtacatgtactcaGTATCTGAGCTATTTCAAATAcgcatttacaataaaattaaataataacaatatgCTAATGAATTACAGCGCCGTAAACTTATTACTGACAAAAccataaattttaaagaatataattatatgGAACAAATCCACATCTCACAAATCTTGACAGTATAGATGATAGGTTTCAGCGTTATTGGTACCAGTAACGAAACGTAAATCGTATATTTTGCAAAATGGTTAATATTTGGGATCTCCTTCATTCGTCGGATGATATTTGCATCATCATGTCAAGGGATGTAACTTAATCATCCAGTTTTAATTGCCTTTAAATGACAACAAAGCAGATTAAATTTTCACTTCATATACAGTCGCAATGTTTAATTATGGACAATCTTGAGATAGAGGAGACGGGCTAAAACTAAGTTTTGGAGACGAAGAGACTACGCGAAAGCcataaaatatgttatatgTAAATTTGAAGCACTAAATTTCTGACATTGCTACCCTCCATTAAAATACGCGATGTTTCTTATTCTTTTGTATTTTGCTTTATACTTCTGCAGCAGTGTGGTATTCTACAGGAAAGAATATGATCCATTCTTTTTCCTTTGCAATTAAAGTACACGATGAAGATTTTATTCCGACTTTATGGCCCTCTGTTGGATATTAAAGCTGATACCCCTAGCAGCAATAAACCCACCCCACGACCATTCCACCCCTGTGGTTTATTTCATAGAGACATCACTCCTATCAGACCTACCCAGCTAGCCAACCCTATCTGTTTCAGCCTCAAGTTTTATTAGCTAATTATTCTGTTATCTCCATTGCATCGAACTTTATAGTAATTAAATATCATTCCCTTGCCACCcgtgatgtaaataa carries:
- the LOC128155322 gene encoding uncharacterized protein LOC128155322 — its product is MLTTLTLGALVLCGITLQVSEADPISTLCILQCDFAFSSKTQASSCDCRALKALMMSRTHSEHTTHPHTDHTEHPHHLNHHFTTQEPTTTSTITPAPKTTQELCDILCAMQQGGDACHCLKPGLPGRK